The region cacttcttcttgttgttccaGCCCAAGCACACAGTGCTTATTTCCACTGAATAGTCAGGATGTATGACTTAAACCATTGCTGTGAAGGTTCAAAACTTCAAATAACTAGAGTGCCATTAAATAAAGACTTGATTCCAAGGAAAGCCTTATGTGTCACAATCTGAAATGGTATCACTTTGAATGCTATTGAGGAATAAATAGTTCTTATGGATtgaccaaaaaataaaaaataaaaaaaattgcagttTTCATCACAATGTATGTGTTCGAGTTTAACAGAAACTATAGACAGATGACAATTGcgtaaaatatttagataacaAGCGTGGATGTATGATCATCAAGGTTTCTGAACTaccaaaaagataaatattgcacgaatttaataaatttagggTTAGGGCAAAAACGAAtcaaccaaccttcttccacTTGGCGATCAGATTACGATCCGCATACCCTTGATCCAAGCAAAACTCATACAATTCCTTCGAAATCTCCTTCCTGCGGAAATAAAGATCGTAAATATACCGACTTTTCTGATGCGCGATCTTGAAAATAGGCCACAATGCTTCGCACTTCCTCTTCCCATCATGCGGATCGTTCTCAGCTACACATTAACAAAACCTAATCAGCAAAACAAGCATATGAGCCATCAAATAGAAACCAAAAGATCAGAACAAGCAAACCTTCTCTCATCTTAGCCTCGAGCTCGCGGAGAGTCGGCTCGATGAGTTCCCATCCTTCTGGGTACTTCACACGGCTCGTCTTCACCTTCGgcatctccttctccttcccctcaaaTCAGCAGCAAAATCGAAGCTTGATGAAGCTCAAGAGATCTTGAttgagagagatagagagagaatcCGCTAGGGTTTTCGGTCGGGCTCTGGAACTCGAGCTTCGGTCTTATATATTCCACTGACACCGTTCATCTCATCAATGGACGGTCCATATTAAATCGGGGTTTAATCCACCGGCTTCAATCTGGACCGTCCGTAATAATAGTTTAACGATCTCAACGAAGTGTTCCTCTTCCCCAAATTTCGCTCCCGGCTCTCCGTTCTCCCGAGCTCTCGATCTTCTCTCATGGCGGTGCTCTTGTAGGAGTACCCACCAACTAGCACGATGCCCTCGAAGGACCGAATTGCCTACTTCTACGACGGTATTTCCTTGCCAAtcccttctttttctccttgttattctTCAAAGTTCGAGTTCTTTCTTTCAGGGGATGTGGGGAGTGTGTACTTTGGACCGAATCATCCGATGAAGCCACACCGCCTTTGCATGACCCATCATCTTGTTCTTTCGTATGGGCttcacaacaagatggagatttATGTGAGTTTGAACgcttattttgtttattttgtagcaTTATTTGTGCTTGATTCGTTCCCTTGCTCTCGGTTTTTGTAGCGGCCGCACAAGGCGTATCCGGTGGAGCTTGCGCAGTTCCATTCGCCGGATTATGTGGAGTTCTTGCATCGAATCACTCCTGACACGCAACACTTGTTTGCTAATGACCTCAAGCGATGTAAGTGCTTACTTCCTTCATCTGCTTCTCTTTATGCATCAAATCGTGTGCTAAAGCAAGCATTTTGGAAGAATTTATGAGGCTTGTTGCTAATGTGTACTTGACACCAATAGATAATCTTGGTGAAGACTGCCCTGTTTTTGATAATCTGTTTGAGTTCTGTCAGATGTATGCTGGCGGCACGATAGGTAAGCTTTGTTGGCTTTGGTGTAAGTGGAACAACAATGCATGAATTTTCTCAGCTGCCATTTGTTATATAGATGCTGCCAGAAGGTTGAACAATAAACTTTGTGATATTGCTGTAAATTGGGCTGGTGGTCTACATCACGCAAAGAAATGTGAGGCGTCCGGATTTTGCTATATCAACGACTTGGTATTGGGAATATTGGAGCTGCTTAAGCATCATGCTCGAGTGCTATACATTGATATTGATGTTCATCATGGGGATGGAGTTGAAGAAGCCTTCTACTTTACAGACAGGTAATGGCTGTAATAACTTATTCGACAGAAGTTTTAGATGTATATAGGAAACTATAGTTCTTACAGCTGAGATTTTTGTACGCTGAGCATCTCATTACTTTCCTTTTTATGATGGTACCACTTGTATTAATCTTTTATAGCCTCAATACCTCAGGGTAATGACAGTCAGTTTTCACAAGTTCGGTGACATGTTCTTTCCGGGAACTGGCGACGTTAAGGTAGTAAATTTCTCATTTCACAGTTGATGACATAAGGTTTTGGACTGATTTATTGTACATGTTTCATTCTGTAGTTTTTGTGGTAGACTGTACGTTTGATGCAAAGATCATTGATAAATGTTTTGTGTCTTACCTATTGAACCCATTTATAACCTCATTTGCATTGGTGTGGCAAATTTCTTTCTTTGGAATAAGTAGTCCTAGATTAGATCATTTGAATTACATGCAAGAACGTGACCaggttatttaataaaatttaaagtgcTAGTGGATCTTTTGTGGCCTCCAAATGGAGGCTCAAAATGCTGTGATGTCATCTTCTTCtcaacagtatatatatataaatgtatgcaTATACATTCATATACTTGTTAGGTTTGCTGTAACTAATCATGATAGTGttgcctttttatttttgaaggatATTGGTGAAAGAGAAGGAAAGTACTATGCGATCAATGTGCCACTTAAAGATGGCATAGATGATGCCTCCTTTATTCGACTTTTCAAGATAGTAAGTCGGGAACCTCTTGGGTGGTAAGATCAATGAATAATGCAACATTTATGTTTCTAATGATTTTAACTAAAGTTATTCCATCTTGTAGATCATTGCCAAGGTTGTTGAGACATATTTACCAAATGTTATAGTTCTTCAATGTGGAGCTGATTCTCTTGCTGGAGATCGCTTGGGTTGCTTCAATCTCTCCATAGATGGTGTTTATCCTACTAATGCCTGGCTGatattatcaatatattaatagttccttttttgaatatatacatttaaGTTGTAGATAGCATCCTCCTTAGCTCACGTTATTagttttttaacttttattggtTGCCTTGATTGGGCTTATATTTACAGTTACCAGTATGATATCATTTCAGGGCATGCTGAATGTGTGAAGTTTgtgaaaaatttcaaattaccTTTGCTGGTATGTCTTCAAATCTGACCATTTTATTGGCATATGGTTGTTATTTAACTGACAACCCACTTGTTAGGTAACTGGTGGTGGTGGTTACACTAAGGAAAATGTAGCTCGTTGCTGGACTGTTGAAACTGGAGTTTTATTAGAGACAGAGCTTCCAAATGGTATAAATATGCATTTTCTTTCTCATAATTTGATTTGTACATGCAATCATCAATCAAGAGAGACTGCGAAACTGTATGAAACCCATATCTAACATCTTCTTTTTGACCACTTTTTAGTTAGAGCACTTCAGACAAACAAGTGATTCTAATTTGTGTGAGACAGCCCTGCTTTCCAATGTAATTGGTAGATGGATTgctgtttaaatataaatttaaattcaaataagaaagtGTCCTGTTGGAAGTATTTCAAAATACAAAGGGTTTGGAAATGCAGGATTTGGAAAAATGAGTTCAGGCTGAACTTCCAACTTTTATGCTTTAAGTGGGATTTTTAGATCCACTCTTCAGTTCCATCTTGATAATCAAACCATATATTTGAGTTGAGGTATAGATTCTGGGGTTCAAATTCTGGGAGAACAAAAGAGACCCTGAGTGGATATCATGGTGTGTTGTTTGAATGGGAAATAGCAACAAATCATTTTGTGGTAGCCTTTTGGACATGATCTTGTAGATGCCAATGGTGAAATGCTGACGCAATATGATTTGATAAGGcttgttcttcattttcatGTTAACATTTGCATTTCCTTTTTATGAAGAAAGGCTTACCATTCACTTCATCTTAAACATATGTAGGGGCATTTTGCTTCCACTTTGGACAGTCTTATGACATCTTCCCTAAGCTTTTCTATGGACACCAGAGAAGTGGTTACCTCCAGGCAGTAAAGCTATTTTAGATCCTTAACACAATTTCATATTTCCACATACATGAAATAAACCTCTTAGTGGACTGTCATTTTTAACTGAAAGGCATCAACTCGAGTAAGGTTTTTTGTCATCTCATTTACACATAATATGTCCAAGATGTATGCATTAGTTTATTCTGCATGTTACAATTTGTGTTTTGGTTAATTGTTTCTATTTAGTTAATTCCTTTATGGTTCTACGACATACCCAtcttaatttcaaatttgttaAATAGAATGCAACATCTTCTTGGGTAAGTTTTtgtgtataaatatttatgaatcAACATGAGAccacttattatttattgattatgcTTTCATTACCTGGTTTCTAACACTACATTTATTCTGTCTTTCACAGAAATTCCTGACAATGAATATATTCAATATTTTGCTCCAGAATTTTCACTGAAGATTCAGAGTGGAAACTTGGTAAGGTGGTTGTTATAGTTTTGCAATCATATTCAACTGCCTGTTGTCACAGATCTTGATGTTACTGGTATCAGGTGTACCTCTCCCCTCTGAGTGAATAACAACTCTACGACGAGAACCCGATTTCAATATCGCTAATTGAACCTCTATTTATTCAACTCTCTCACACAGCTTTTATAATTGGCTCTTTAGCAACAATTTTCTTGGAATGTTTCAAACTTTTATccttttaaaatcaattttgtAGGAGAACTTGAACAGTAAATCATACTTGAGCTCGATCAAAGTACAAGTTCTGGAAAGTCTTCGGTGCATACAGCATGCTCCAAGTGTTCAGATGCAAGAGGTAAGTTAATTGTGTTTATTATTTGGACTATTGCAGATCATTAGTGGCTTGACTTAAcctgtttttttatattcatggCTTGTTTCTCACCTAATGGGAGACCTTGTGCATAGTTTTTGAGGGTCATAGATTTTCTTTCTGGTTGCacaactttttaaatttattgtgaAAAAGGAA is a window of Dioscorea cayenensis subsp. rotundata cultivar TDr96_F1 chromosome 5, TDr96_F1_v2_PseudoChromosome.rev07_lg8_w22 25.fasta, whole genome shotgun sequence DNA encoding:
- the LOC120262426 gene encoding histone deacetylase 9 isoform X2: MPSKDRIAYFYDGDVGSVYFGPNHPMKPHRLCMTHHLVLSYGLHNKMEIYRPHKAYPVELAQFHSPDYVEFLHRITPDTQHLFANDLKRYNLGEDCPVFDNLFEFCQMYAGGTIDAARRLNNKLCDIAVNWAGGLHHAKKCEASGFCYINDLVLGILELLKHHARVLYIDIDVHHGDGVEEAFYFTDRVMTVSFHKFGDMFFPGTGDVKDIGEREGKYYAINVPLKDGIDDASFIRLFKIIIAKVVETYLPNVIVLQCGADSLAGDRLGCFNLSIDGHAECVKFVKNFKLPLLVTGGGGYTKENVARCWTVETGVLLETELPNEIPDNEYIQYFAPEFSLKIQSGNLVYLSPLSE
- the LOC120262427 gene encoding protein BUD31 homolog 2, with protein sequence MPKVKTSRVKYPEGWELIEPTLRELEAKMREAENDPHDGKRKCEALWPIFKIAHQKSRYIYDLYFRRKEISKELYEFCLDQGYADRNLIAKWKKSGYERLCCLRCMQPRDHNFQTTCVCRVPKHLREEKVIECVHCGCRGCASGD
- the LOC120262426 gene encoding histone deacetylase 9 isoform X1, encoding MPSKDRIAYFYDGDVGSVYFGPNHPMKPHRLCMTHHLVLSYGLHNKMEIYRPHKAYPVELAQFHSPDYVEFLHRITPDTQHLFANDLKRYNLGEDCPVFDNLFEFCQMYAGGTIDAARRLNNKLCDIAVNWAGGLHHAKKCEASGFCYINDLVLGILELLKHHARVLYIDIDVHHGDGVEEAFYFTDRVMTVSFHKFGDMFFPGTGDVKDIGEREGKYYAINVPLKDGIDDASFIRLFKIIIAKVVETYLPNVIVLQCGADSLAGDRLGCFNLSIDGHAECVKFVKNFKLPLLVTGGGGYTKENVARCWTVETGVLLETELPNEIPDNEYIQYFAPEFSLKIQSGNLENLNSKSYLSSIKVQVLESLRCIQHAPSVQMQEVPPDFYIPDFDEDEQDPDERVDQHTQDKQIQRDDEYYEGDNDNDQNMDDGP